The proteins below come from a single Triticum aestivum cultivar Chinese Spring chromosome 5D, IWGSC CS RefSeq v2.1, whole genome shotgun sequence genomic window:
- the LOC123119948 gene encoding thioredoxin M-type, chloroplastic-like has protein sequence MALETCLRGWALHAPQAGIRERLSSGSYAPSRPRTAAPAVVSPSPYKYALVAARRPSRFVCKCKNVVDEVIVADEKNWDNMVIACESPVLVEFWAPWCGPCRMIAPVIDELAKDYVGKIKCCKVNTDDCPNIASTYGIRSIPTVLMFKDGEKKESVIGAVPKTTLCTIIDKYIGS, from the exons ATGGCCTTGGAGACATGCCTCAGAGGCTGGGCCCTGCACGCGCCCCAGGCTGGCATCAGGGAACGGCTTAGCAGTGGCAGCTACGCGCCATCCCGGCCAAggaccgccgcccccgccgtcgtctCGCCGTCCCCATACAAGTACGCTCTGGTGGCGGCACGGCGGCCGTCTCGCTTCGTCTGCAAGTGCAAGAACGTCGTCGACGAAG TGATTGTGGCTGACGAGAAGAATTGGGATAACATGGTGATCGCGTGCGAGTCGCCGGTGCTGGTGGAGTTCTGGGCGCCATGGTGCGGGCCGTGCCGGATGATTGCCCCGGTGATCGACGAACTGGCAAAGGACTACGTGGGCAAGATCAAGTGCTGCAAGGTGAACACGGACGACTGCCCAAACATCGCATCCACCTACGGCATCCGGAGCATCCCCACCGTGCTCATGTTCAAGGACGGCGAGAAGAAGGAGAGCGTCATCGGCGCCGTCCCGAAGACCACCCTCTGCACCATCATCGACAAGTACATCGGCAGCTAA